The DNA region GCGAAGTGCCGGTAGGCGGAGGACAAGCCGTGCTGGCCCTGTATTCCGAAACCTGCAACCTTCCCGCTCAGGCCTGTGTCGATGACGGTGCGGCGCAGATCGCGCAGCACGCTCAGCTCCATCTCACCCGCCCCGGCATCAGATCGCAGGGGGTCGTCCAGCGCCCCGGTTATGAAGACGAGATTGGCTGTTTCCTGAAGATGTGTGCTGGCGGCAAAGGCCTCAACCAGCACCACCGGATTCTTCTTCGGGTCCAGCCGGCTAGAGGCGACGACGGCCGGCAGCGAGGTGCGCCCCGGATCGAGATCTCTCGCCAACCTGGCTTCCACCAGCCTGCGCGTCTCGGTTTCTCCCGCATGACTCACATCGGCCCCGAAGATGTCGAGAGCGACGCCGGGCGGAACGATCGAGAATCGATCGTCGTCGTCGGTTTCAACCGCACCCGTGTAGGCCGGGTGGCCGTACTGTTCGAACCGCTCCTGTGCCGTGCTGGTGATGATGGCACCAGCATGATTCATAGCGATCCGTTCCGCCTCGATCCTGCGGGCGAAACGGTAGCGAGCGTCGAGAGCATCGACGGTGGACCCTGCTGCCAGCAGCTTGTCGAACTTCTGAGCCCCAAGGCTGTGGCCTGTGAACGTATACGGAATTCCGGCCAGGTTCCGGAGGAGTGCGGCGGCAAGTCCGCCGTCGCCGTAGTGGCCGGTAGCCGCGTCGGGCATGCTGCCTTCGGCACGGTAATGGGCGATCATGCCGGGGACCCAGTCTCGACCGAGATACGGCCAGAGGTCTTCCTTGCGCAGGAATCTGCCGTCGTCGCCGCAGTCGATCCTCAAGATGCGCACTCCACCCGGATAGGCGTCGGCTATCGCAGAGAACTCGGGCCAGTCGGGGTCATCGATCCGGCGTGTAACGATGTCAACCCGGTGGCCGAGTGCGGCAAGGGCGAGAGCCACGTTTTTCACGTATACGAGCTGGCCTCCGAAGTCCGGGTGCTCCGTCCAGTAAGAGTCGGCCGGATCGAAGTTTCCCTGGGGGTTGAGGAACGCTAGATGCATTGGTTGATGCTAGGCACAGAGAACCACTCATCCCGCCGCTCTACACTCGACTCGCGATGGCATTCATGCGCGAAGACATCGAGAGGGTCCGCTCTTCGACGAGCATCGTCGATCTGGTGGATTCGGTGACGACCGTCCGCAAGCGCGGGCGGGCGGTGAAAGCTATCTGCCCGTTCCATCAGGAGAAGACCCCTTCGATGTCGATCGATGTCGCCCGAGGGCTCTACCACTGCTTCGGGTGCGGTGTCGGCGGCGATGTCTTCAAGTTCGTGCAGGAAACCCAGGCTTTGGATTTCTCCGAAGCGGTCGAGTTCCTCGCTGCTCGGGCCGGTATCACCCTGCGCATAGATCACAAAGCGGCACAGCGGCGCGGCGAGCGGCAGGCCCTCATCGAGGCAGTTGACAAGGCCGTGGATTTCTATAGAGATCGTCTCAAGAACTCGCCGGACGCAGCATCGGCGAGGAGGTACCTGCGCAGTCGCGGCTACGACACAGACGTGGTTGACCGTTTCGGCCTCGGTTACTCGCCTGCCGAAGGTTGGGACCAGGCCGTTCAGTACCTCAAGGGCAAGGGCGTCACGGAGAAGGCGATGCTGGATTCCGGGCTGGCGGCCCGAAATCAGCGGGGACGACTGCGCGATTGGTTCCGCGGCCGGATCATGTTTCCCATCTACGACATCGGCGGTTCACCCGTCGGGTTCGGGGCGAGATTGCTGGAGGGCGAAGGACCCAAGTATCTGAACTCTCCGGAGACCCGCATCTATCGCAAGGCGCAACTGCTCTACGGTCTCAACTGGGCCAAGGCACCGATCACCCGTTCGGGGTACTCCCTCGTCGTCGAGGGATACACCGACGTCATCGGACTGCACCTCGCAGACCTGCCGGTAGCCGTAGCCACCTGTGGAACGGCGCTGGGTGAGGATCATTTCGACCTTCTGCGAAGATTCTCCGATCGCATCGTGCTTGCCTTCGACGCGGATGAGGCCGGCGTCGGAGCAGCACTACGGGGTGATGAGCTGTCCACTCCCGCAGACCTCGATCTCGATGTTCGTGTGGCGCTGATGCCTGAGGGCGCAGATCCGGCCGACCTCGTGCAGTCCGATCGCCTCGACGAGCTGCGCAAGGCCGTCGATTCTT from Acidimicrobiia bacterium includes:
- a CDS encoding glycosyltransferase — translated: MHLAFLNPQGNFDPADSYWTEHPDFGGQLVYVKNVALALAALGHRVDIVTRRIDDPDWPEFSAIADAYPGGVRILRIDCGDDGRFLRKEDLWPYLGRDWVPGMIAHYRAEGSMPDAATGHYGDGGLAAALLRNLAGIPYTFTGHSLGAQKFDKLLAAGSTVDALDARYRFARRIEAERIAMNHAGAIITSTAQERFEQYGHPAYTGAVETDDDDRFSIVPPGVALDIFGADVSHAGETETRRLVEARLARDLDPGRTSLPAVVASSRLDPKKNPVVLVEAFAASTHLQETANLVFITGALDDPLRSDAGAGEMELSVLRDLRRTVIDTGLSGKVAGFGIQGQHGLSSAYRHFARRRSVFALTALYEPFGLAPLEAAAAGLAVVATRNGGPSESLLDGDGEYGVLIDPTDPVDIARGLERALGSEWETLAAAGRRRVLDRYTWDRTAVGYVRAIEQAAAAGGRDLLPIHAYFTDRSPDIRADRLRELSEY
- the dnaG gene encoding DNA primase, whose product is MAFMREDIERVRSSTSIVDLVDSVTTVRKRGRAVKAICPFHQEKTPSMSIDVARGLYHCFGCGVGGDVFKFVQETQALDFSEAVEFLAARAGITLRIDHKAAQRRGERQALIEAVDKAVDFYRDRLKNSPDAASARRYLRSRGYDTDVVDRFGLGYSPAEGWDQAVQYLKGKGVTEKAMLDSGLAARNQRGRLRDWFRGRIMFPIYDIGGSPVGFGARLLEGEGPKYLNSPETRIYRKAQLLYGLNWAKAPITRSGYSLVVEGYTDVIGLHLADLPVAVATCGTALGEDHFDLLRRFSDRIVLAFDADEAGVGAALRGDELSTPADLDLDVRVALMPEGADPADLVQSDRLDELRKAVDSSRPLLEFRIDREVERHNVEEAEGRARAVRAAARLIARQSDEIVRSEYSRRVSRATGVDLAAVQRAVQQAFRETDGRSESRAAIRQPPAVRPRSALSGPELAERELLRLMLANDGRLPAEELDVDLFTLSEHRAYFEALHPLMTSTPPGKVIDLNALPDGFAEQLSAVVLDDLPLDNDPAALVRRLERWRTERRIGVIRHQVESEAPGSEAHSNLLRQLIALERRKRELDSE